GGGATGCATGCCTCTGGACTGCATGTTTTGTGACGAGACTTTTAAACATCCTGAAGAACTCGGTAAGCATGTTTTAACTCAGCATAGGCCCACTCTTTGTGAACCAGCTGTCCTGCGTGTTGAAGCAGAGTATCTTAGTCCTCTAGATAAATGTCAAGTAAGAACAAACCTGCCTTCACCAAACAATGAAAAGGACAGTGAAGAATTTAGTTGTGAAGTTTGTGGACAAACATTTGATGAGGCTTTTGACGTTGAGGCACACATGAAAAAGCATAAAGATTCTTTCATGTATTGGTGTAATGTATGTGGAAGAAGATTTAAAGAGCCGTGGTTCCTCAAAAATCACATGAGAACGCATACTGGAAAGCCTGGTTCTAGAAACAAGCACCAACAAGGTTCTGAAAGCCCCATAACAATAAATGAGGTGGTGCAGGAGCATGTAACTGAAAATGTAACGTCACCTTACAAAATTTGTATGGTTTGTGGTTTCCTATTTCTCAATAAAGAGACTCTAATTGAGCACAGTAAAGTGCACACCAAAGAATCAGTACCCAGTGCTGAAAGCCCCCAAGTGACTGCTGAACCTAATGCAGAAGAAATGTCTCAAAGAGAGGAATTTTTGCGATTCTTGAACTTAAGACCAAACTTGGTTCCAGAAAATGACAAATCACAAAAACCTGTGAAATGGATAGCTGAACTAGATCCTTTCAACACATATCAAGCATGGCAGCTGGCTACCAAAGGTAAAGTTGCAGTTGGCCATGGCCAAATAAAAGAACCAGGGCAAGAAGGAAGTACAGACAATGATGATTCATCTTCTGATAAAGAAGAACTCGGTGAAATTTGGAATGCAAATAAAGGTAGCCATACTGAAACTACAGGGAAGTCAAAGGTAAATAAAAACAGCAGTTATACAGGGAATGGTAACTTATCCCAAGACAAATTGAAACATCCCAGTGGTGAAGTGCCTTCTATGGAGATGGATTCTAAATTGTCTCAGAACAAAGAGAAACCAACACACTGTTCAGAGTGTGGTAAAGCCTTCAGAACATACCACCAGCTAGTCCTTCATTCCAGAGTACATAAGAGAGACAGGCGGACTGATGGAGAGACTTCAGCTGCTTCGAGGACATATTGTGCTGATATGATAGCAAGTCTGGATGAAAATGGAGCAGGAGAACGAATAGAAGGAGGCTCTGAAGATGGATCTGAGGATGGGCTTCCAGAAACACTTAATTTAGGTGAGTAGCATTTTGAGCACGTAAGTTTGGAATTGCTGATACTGTATTGTTTAGGAACTCTTTAGAGCCAAAGAATGCATCTTGCCTTTCTCAGTTATCTTTTCAAAACTTCACCAGAGGTATGTAATGTAATGTTGTGgttgaggaaggggaaaagagaaaaatggaaagaaaggttCTGACACCACCATTTTGAGACCTTTGAAGTTGTGGTATTGGGCCTTCTTGCAGTTATGATTTGGGTTACTGGaatcattgaaataattttaataacagTCTGTGAAAAGTCACTGTTTACTTATaccacccctcccagcccccataCCTGCAATTGCAAGATTCTTAGTTTGACTGGATGATTTGAGTGTTGCACATTCTTGTCCAGCACATGTTTTTACAAAtagtatttctgaagaaatcatTGCAGTTTCCCTCTTTCCTGCATCTtgtgaaaaggacagaaaatgtCTGGTGCTATTGAGCAGCAGTTAAGATCCTGAGAAGTAAAGAATAACTCTGAACTTTTTCTATCAAACTGCAGGTTGTATGTTTCCTTCTGAACAGTATGTAACTTGAAAGCCTGAATGTCAGAACCAGCAATTTAAAATTAGTTGTGTTAAGGACACACACGCATGTGTATGTGGACATTGTGTATGTAAGAGTGGTATATATTTAACTCCTCTTCCTTGAAGGGTTGCTGGCAGTTCTCTTTGACAGAGTGGATGGGCTCCAGGTTACCTGGGATTAATTCTGCATCTCACTGTGTCTTTAGAAAAACAAGTGATACTGAATGGTTCTTTAATTGAAAAAGATAGCAAGTCTGGGGACAAAAAGGAATAGCAAAAAGTCTGCTGGCTAACCTGCACTCTTGTGTGTGAAATGCTTTGAGTCTGCATTTAAAGAACAGCCACTTGCATAATCTTAAGAAAAGACACAACGTACAGAATGTCCTGGCACACACAACTGACTTTTCCATTTCTGGTAATGTGCAGCCCTTTATTTTGCCTCCAGTAACAAAGGAATGGAATTATTACCTAATGTTAacttgcttgttttgtttctcGGTGTCTTATCCTAAACTACAACAGCTTTCATTGGGAGATGCTGAGTCATGCTTATTGAGACACTGTTTGTTATAAACAGCTATGGCTTGGCTTAGCCATAGTTTAGCCATACTTAGCATTGCCAGTATAGAAGCTTTCCAACGCATACGAACTTCAGAGAACCTTTTTAAGCTATCTATTATGTATCTAACATCTTAGTCAAGCAAAAcgtctccttccttctcttcccactgaagCTTTCTAGTCAGCTTTGATTTGGATATTTTACTGAAGTTGTCTTGATGTTTTTTCAGTTCAACCTGACAAAGAAATCATGTTGATTTGAACGGTGTGTTGTGTGTAAGCTTTCGCCCCTTTCTTGTTAGACATTATGCTGTACTTGCCGCCCTCCAGTGGTAACTACTGCTGCCTGCACTGGAGAGGAAGTTTTTAATCTGTGAATTTGTTCCTTGAATACatgtttcacagaacagcaacCCCTGTCACTTTCCTACTcccatatttgtcaaagcttaaGTATTAATGCTTGTACTGAAACAAGATTACTCATTAAATCTAAGGATGTTGTTATATGGGCATGACACTCCGTTGATTATCACAGAAATAGTAATAACATTATTACAATTGATAAGAAAATgcatcttcctccctgcctccttccccaaaaCGCCTTCCTGTGTTTTGCCGTGGTGCACAGAGCAGGTTTACAGTCTGGATCATTACGCTCACTAATTCAAGCACTCCCTTTAGTAAAAGAATACAGTTTATAACCTATATGAATTTTTGAGATGAGCCATTCTCCATCAAGTTGCTGTAGGTCAGTAAAGATaactttttttacttctttgaGAACTAGTTTTGCATCTTGTTTGTTCTCTGTGGCTTCTTTGTTACAGTCGCTAACCGCAGTGTTACTTGATGCAGACAGAAACCTTTTTAACTCTTTTGCCCTTTGATTGGTAAGTGTGCAGCAGTACAAAACAAAAGATGCTGGTAGACTGTAGGAGTTGATAACAGTTTATCATTCtgtgtttttccttaaaagacaGTTAAGGTAGTTACTTCTAGTTTTAAATGAGACTCCAAGTTTGCATTTGCTCTTCATAATATAGCTATGTTTTCTCccaaagataaaaatgaagatgGTTTGGAAAGAACAAAAGTTAAAAACCTTGGAGCCTCCAGAGAATGCAGCTATTGTGGAAAGTACTTTCGCTCAAATTATTACCTCAATATTCATCTCAGAACCCATACAGGTAAATGGGCTTCACCTTTGTGGGAGGGAAAGGAAGTCTGCTGAATCCAGTTGGATGGaatgtttggttttgcttaagaaaaacagaagttgcctttaaaagtattattattaaGAACAAAGTTctcaaatgctaaaaaaaatacaattccaATTGAAATTTCTTAGAAGGAATTATTTGCATAAGTGTAAATCTTTTTGAATAGGGCTAATCACACTCCTACTGTTAAgaatacaatatattttaaaactttaattctttctgcttttagcAGCCTAGCACAAAGTTGGTGGGTgtcttttgctgtgtttttgttttgttttgaggtgggttgtttgttgtttgtttgttttttaaatagccCATTTCCCAAGTACTAAGCTGACTGTCTGCCACTTGCTGCTACCTGGGAAAAAGCTGtgtcttatttttcagttcaaCGTTTTGTTTTCCACAGCCAGGCAAACTCTTTCTACTTCTGTTAATGTATGTCCCTGTTCCTTTTGAAACAGTGCTATTTATAGATGAACTGTAACATTTGTGTTGTTGAATAGCATACTTGTGGTATGATCAAGGGCTACAAATTGTTGGAGTTGACCCACGGCTATGCTTCTTGCTTATCTCTGCCAAACATATTGTCAGCTACCATCTCTGTACATAGCCAACGTGTGGAAAATACCTTCTTGTAGCCAGAAGATGTCACTGTAGTTagtaaaagcagtaaaatgtaGTTTAAATGACGTAGATGAGTTTGAGAGTTATGAGTAtgtggaaggggaaagaaaaatctattttaccGTTTTGCAACCTACATTAGTTAGTCCCTTGTCTTTAATTGTATTCAAGACTTCAAATCAAATTGTATCAAACTTATTTACTGATAAAACTGTGTTTCAGGTGAAAAACCATACAAATGTGAATTCTGTGAGTacgcagcagcacagaaaacttcACTGAGGTATCATTTAGAGAGGCATCACAAGGACAAGCAAGCTGATAGCACAGCAGACGTGAAAAGTGACAGCAAAGCTTCATTACAGAGTCAGGAGACGGAGCTCTTGCTGGCTGCTGATGGTGCTCAAGAAACCAAAAATTCGAAGAGGCTTTTTGATTGTGCCAaagatgctgggggctgcccaccTACCAAGCAGCAAAAGGAAGTTCTGTCCTTGAACAATGCAATAGGCAGCACAgtccttttgaaaatgaaaaacaattctagGGAACTGAACAAAGGTTCCATTTGTAACaattcaaataaaatacatgagAATGTGTCCGCTCCTTACCTGGAAAAACTAAAGGCtgagaaggaaacaaaggaagcTCAGCCCAGTGTTCCtcataaaagagagagaggggcttCTGTGGCATCAGAGGGAGATGACGTCCAGTATGTTTGTGCTTTAAAGGATGGAAAAAATGTGAATGATGTGCGAGAGTGCACTGAAAACTACAAACACAAGCCTATGGTGGACTCTCAAGAAAAGCCCTTGAACTTATCTGTTGGGACTTCACAAGAATGTTCAGTGATTTCAACTAGAGGCCCACTAGCATCCAGCACCTGTCCATTTTGTACTTACAGAACATTTTACCCTGAAGTCCTAATGATGCACCAGAGGCTGATGCACAAATACAATCCTGACACCGTTAACAAAAATGGCTGTAGAAGCAAGGCTCTAGCTAAAGCCAGACGCACTGGGTGCCCTCCAGCTCTGCTTGGTAAAGATGTGCTTCCTCTGtcttttaattcaaaaaaaaGTAAGGCTTCCCCATCTACACAGCAAAAACTGTTGCAAACAGGAAAAGCTAAACAAAGTCACCCTCCGCAGAACAAAGCCCCTCTCTTTTCAGTGACTGACTCAAGCAGCACAGCCCCGAATAACCTCAAGTTTCATAAACAGCAAAGTAATATTGGAGCTCAGGCAAATAACTATAGACAACCTCAGCAAGAAATGCACTCCAGTTCCAGTATCTCTCCAGTATTGGACAGAGTAAAAAGATCTGAATCTAAAGTAAAAGCTCTAAGTGTCCCAGTGTCTCAATCTGGTGTAGTAAGCAGCAGTATGAACGGGGCTCTCGATTCTCACCTAAATGAATCTGCCTGGTCTTGTCATCGAGGAAGAGACTATCTTTGTAGTAAGTCTGTGAGCAATGTAAATCTAGACTATGGTGAAACGTCTGCTAAACGAATGAAACCTAATCTGTTAGCTATTGAACATACTGACTCTCCAATGGCTAATTACAGAAGATATGAAATGAGCAGATCTCGTGTTGCAAACAGATATGCAAATCTGCTACCTCAGGAATGTTCTCGCACCAAACCTGCATCCTCTGTTTTGCCAACCAAACAAGGGCTTCTGAATTCAGATGATGTTGATCCTCCCAATGTATTGACTGTTCTCAAACCTTACGAGCCGTATAGCTCTGGATCGCTTTACGGTTCTTGTGGATCTAGCAATGGCCAAGTAACCAGCTCTACAGTAGAAGGTACTGTATCTCCTTCCTAGTTAAATGTCTTGCACCATTACAAAGGAAGgtgaatgaaatataaataagtgCATACCCGCCTTGAAACGGAGAAAATTAAGCTGTACTTAGCATTTCACCAAGTCCAGTGATGCTTGGATTTTGAATTAAAAACCCAAGTTCAGCAAACTCCTGGCTTGGGGAATTAGGCACGGAAGGTCTGAATTTTAAAGAGGGATTTAAAGTTCCTCAAgttccttcctcccccctgccatgggtctCTGATAGCCAACATGTATTGTTTGCTCATCAGAGCACTCCAGATGTTAACTAATACAGGATATGGAATGAGTCTTTCTGCTTAATACACAAGAAGTCTTGGAATATTGGAATATTCCATCTGGAATATTAATAAAACCTATtaccaaaaaatcccaaattgTCGTGGACAATTTTTCCCTTCAGTTGCAGAAAAGGATGTATTAAAAATCATAAAactattatttaaatattataaCTGTGTTCTTCAATGGGTTTTTATAATGTTTAGTTTTTAGTAGGAACAGAATACTTTGTTAAATCAAGGCAATGTATTCCTGCTATTCTAATTATGGTGTCTCAAAGCAGTAATGCTTTGCGGAAAATTCTGGGCCTAGCAGAGATAAATGTTTTGTGATGTAGTTGGAGAACTTTTGTACTTTTATGAAATAcatgctttctgtgttttgttcttagTCAGCATTTTCAAAACTTAGCAGGAGGCCAAGATTAAAAGGTACGAGGTGATATTTAAGCAGTTGTCGGACTATTTGTAGACGATGGTATTTATGACTGAGCTGAGGTCAGTATGGACTTAGCTATAAATACAGGGCTCTGAATTTTGAAATGAAGACCctattataaaaatgaaatgtacGTGTGTTATGTAGTCTTAAAGTCTCTGCTAAATTCTTAGACTCTGAATATTCCCATTCTCTGGAAGCAGCAAGATTATTCTTCTGAAGTAGTCAGGGTTCATAACAAGCCGGGGTGTGTTACCTTAGGTCAGAGTGAACTGCAAAATACTAAATCTGCATTTAGTTATGTGGCAAAAAATGTATTCACtgtgttcttgtttttgtttgcttgttttaaagttGTGGGCATCATAAATATTCAGGCTTGCTAGTGGGTTATGGAAGGATGAAGGAAAGCGTTACAGTTCTGTTTCCAGTCTGGGTAGAGAGTGGATAAAGGAAAAGCCAGCATCACAGTTGACTCACTGAAGTGGTTGTGAAATGGAGTTAATTCTTAGTTTCATGAGGAGTGTTGTCTGTGTACCATGAATTGCTATGAGGAATGTAAAATGGGCACTAGGTTATGCATAGAATGCAGAGGGACAGGCAGAAGGACAAATATTATTGCTGTCTTTTGATTCTACTACTGATCCTAGTGatctgagagaaagaaatacatacaAGGTTTCTTCTGAGCAGAGAAGTCATTCATGCAGTTGTGAAATTTACAGTGttctgcaaggctttttttttaattttttcttttaattaatggTTGATAGCAGCTAAGAGCTTCATGTGTGATCTCAACATTTGGTGGAGGATCTGACTGAAATTAAGGACTGTTAATTTGCATTGACCAAGGACTTGTGCTTCATGACACTACTATCTGTTGAGCAGACAGAACATTCATGATTTTGAGGGAATGCTCTAGATGTTGTataaaaatctatatattttaattagaaCAGGAAGGGGAAAGTTAAAGTCTTGCAGCTTCAACCAGCTAGACAAGAGAAGTCTGTACCCCCATGACTAGACCGTGGGCAGTGTCTTGCTCCTTTACAGCATTACTGTACATTGGGGGTAgggaaattcttttcttttgccgGTAGTCTTGGTGAGGTTAGCCTATTGAAATAGCAGTTGATGCAATACTATTTTTAAACGACGACTTCATTGGAATCCACCTTGTTCTTCTTTTGAAGAACACCTGTCTGCCAGAAAAATCTGTGGtaggctttttcttcctctttgctaCAAGCCTGGAGACAGTAGCCTGTAGTCAAGAACTTCATACTGTTTCTTGTTATTTAGAGCTCTCAAAAGTATGGCTGCAACTAATTTGATGGTATTGTTGTCATGGAAATAAAGATTTCATTGTTTGTTACACAGTGCTGTCTCAGGGcaagaaaagtaacttttttatGACTGTTACCTACATTGGAAAGACTTGTGAAACAAGACCCCCTCTGTGGGTTTTCATAGCAACTTCAATAAAAGCCCTGTGCAATAAAATGTAGGCTTTTAAGGCTAATTTCCTAGTTTTCTGCTCGGAAGTACCCAACCAAAACCTTGGTAGCTGTTTGAGAAGGTGGAGGGTAGCGGGCAGGCAAACTTCTCAGTATTAGGGATTTAATGTGGGTGGAGACAGTGAAGGTGAAAGTTTCTGCaaattcttttgtttaaaaagctgAAGTACAACTGCTTGTCTAAGAGTTGCAACTCCTCAGAGATGTATTTTGTAAGATATCATATGGAAAGTAGTGCAG
The genomic region above belongs to Larus michahellis chromosome 12, bLarMic1.1, whole genome shotgun sequence and contains:
- the ZNF217 gene encoding zinc finger protein 217; the protein is MPTQPLLAYMDGPDGIASTVGAQMENNDASMTIKGTNTISYKSLQEKFLMQAEGCMPLDCMFCDETFKHPEELGKHVLTQHRPTLCEPAVLRVEAEYLSPLDKCQVRTNLPSPNNEKDSEEFSCEVCGQTFDEAFDVEAHMKKHKDSFMYWCNVCGRRFKEPWFLKNHMRTHTGKPGSRNKHQQGSESPITINEVVQEHVTENVTSPYKICMVCGFLFLNKETLIEHSKVHTKESVPSAESPQVTAEPNAEEMSQREEFLRFLNLRPNLVPENDKSQKPVKWIAELDPFNTYQAWQLATKGKVAVGHGQIKEPGQEGSTDNDDSSSDKEELGEIWNANKGSHTETTGKSKVNKNSSYTGNGNLSQDKLKHPSGEVPSMEMDSKLSQNKEKPTHCSECGKAFRTYHQLVLHSRVHKRDRRTDGETSAASRTYCADMIASLDENGAGERIEGGSEDGSEDGLPETLNLDKNEDGLERTKVKNLGASRECSYCGKYFRSNYYLNIHLRTHTGEKPYKCEFCEYAAAQKTSLRYHLERHHKDKQADSTADVKSDSKASLQSQETELLLAADGAQETKNSKRLFDCAKDAGGCPPTKQQKEVLSLNNAIGSTVLLKMKNNSRELNKGSICNNSNKIHENVSAPYLEKLKAEKETKEAQPSVPHKRERGASVASEGDDVQYVCALKDGKNVNDVRECTENYKHKPMVDSQEKPLNLSVGTSQECSVISTRGPLASSTCPFCTYRTFYPEVLMMHQRLMHKYNPDTVNKNGCRSKALAKARRTGCPPALLGKDVLPLSFNSKKSKASPSTQQKLLQTGKAKQSHPPQNKAPLFSVTDSSSTAPNNLKFHKQQSNIGAQANNYRQPQQEMHSSSSISPVLDRVKRSESKVKALSVPVSQSGVVSSSMNGALDSHLNESAWSCHRGRDYLCSKSVSNVNLDYGETSAKRMKPNLLAIEHTDSPMANYRRYEMSRSRVANRYANLLPQECSRTKPASSVLPTKQGLLNSDDVDPPNVLTVLKPYEPYSSGSLYGSCGSSNGQVTSSTVEGKRSVSYQHLSSSVLQKRSYESFIGNAHFRPSDKKN